One window of Diabrotica undecimpunctata isolate CICGRU chromosome 8, icDiaUnde3, whole genome shotgun sequence genomic DNA carries:
- the Dolk gene encoding dolichol kinase has product MEGDFFRINNLKPRPTSSSNGLWIQFLLPLSVIISVFKHSITTTPTYKLASLICTGMIFVSLIISMQKYRKQRLKVFSLWTILALAATSALFHICLHKDVPFSVFGGFFSTVLYFQTYKFILKHFKESFTLGEAGIICQGLTLMLYFTILNFVNHTTRPLPFKSNIQVATLIIQLGLLGILAIAFCSYYFKIKNTVPFYAISSIIIVGVIIIPLHILLQRSPILWILNQMVEDLSMVKLMLYWLFCTGIAILAISNQIFYAQKASTSTRKVFHLLAVVVYIPGLLYRCSFLYLASGVVLGIFLALEILRLLHLPPLGIYLQDGFVVFSDEKDGYLSLTPIYLLVGSSLPIWIHPSPCDVTDSASFNLIPLLSGILSIGVGDTAASVVGSTYGKFFWPGSKKTIEGTVACILSQIGILYMLLYFGFIQIISSTDALRLFVAIVITSVVEARTTQVDNLVLPFIMYIILI; this is encoded by the exons ATGGAAGGagatttttttagaataaataacttaaaaccaag ACCAACTAGCAGCAGTAATGGTCTTTGGATACAATTTTTACTTCCACTCTCTGTAATTATTTCTGTCTTCAAGCACTCAATTACTACTACACCTACTTACAAATTAGCTTCATTAATATGTACAGGCATGATATTTGTCTCTTTAATAATATCCATGCAAAAATATAGAAAGCAAAGACTGAAAGTATTTAGTTTATGGACCATATTAGCTTTAGCAGCCACTTCTGCACTATTTCATATATGTTTACATAAAG ATGTGCCATTTTCAGTATTTGGAGGATTTTTCTCAACAGTGCTATATTTCCAAACCTACAAATTTATCTTGAAACATTTTAAAGAAAGCTTTACGCTTGGAGAAGCTGGAATTATATGCCAGGGCCTTACTCTAAtgttatattttacaatattaaattTTGTCAATCATACCACAAGACCCCTTCCATTTAAAAGTAATATTCAAGTAGCAACATTAATAATTCAG CTAGGTCTTCTAGGAATTCTGGCCATTGCTTTTTGTTCCTATTATTTCAAGATTAAAAATACTGTTCCATTTTATGCTATTTCAAGTATTATAATTGTCGGTGTTATTATAATCCCACTGCATATTCTACTGCAAAGAAGTCCTATATTATGGATTTTGAATCAAATGGTAGAAGACTTGTCTATG gttaAACTCATGCTCTATTGGTTATTTTGTACCGGAATTGCTATACTTGCAATTAGCAATCAGATATTTTATGCCCAAAAAGCTTCAACCAGTACCAGAAAAGTATTTCATTTATTGGCTGTGGTAGTTTACATTCCGGGCCTATTGTACAGGTGTTCATTCTTGTATTTGGCAAGTGGAGTGGTTTTAGGAATCTTTTTAGCTTTAGAG atTTTGCGTCTTCTTCACTTGCCCCCACTAGGCATCTACCTTCAAGACGGCTTTGTGGTTTTTAGCGACGAGAAAGATGGATATTTATCTTTGACGCCGATTTATCTGCTAGTGGGTAGTTCGCTACCGATTTGGATTCATCCTTCACCTTGTGATGTTACCGATTCAGCCTCTTTTAATCTGATTCCACTGTTAAGCGGAATATTAAGCATCGGAGTAGGAGATACTGCCGCTAGTGTCGTTGGATCCACTTATGGCAAATTTTTTTGGCCTG gttctaaaaaGACCATCGAAGGGACTGTTGCGTGTATTTTATcgcaaattggaatattgtacatGCTTCTTTACTTTG gTTTTATACAAATCATCTCATCCACAGATGCACTGAGACTATTTGTGGCGATAGTAATCACGTCGGTGGTGGAAGCAAGAACAACCCAAGTAGATAACTTGGTTTTGCCATTTATAATGTATATTATACTGATTTAG